The Terriglobia bacterium sequence ACCTCAAAGCCCATCATGACTTTGGCATGCGGATTGAAATCTCCCGCGAAGACGACCTGCTCGATACCGGCGGCGGCTTGAAGAAAGCCGCTTGGTTTTTCATCGAAGGTCCCCGCGGAAGCGACGCGCCCTTCATCGTGCACAACGTGGATGTCGTCAGCACCATTGACCTAGTGCGTCTGGCGGAATTTCACGCGCAGCAACGGGCGTTGGCGACGCTGGCCGTCCAGGAACGCGAGACCTCGCGTTACTTGCTCTTCGATGAGCTTGGACTCTGTGGCCGCCGAGCGGGCCGCGACCAGGAACCCGAAATGATTCGGGCTGCGGCGAATCCGCAAGCGCTGGCGTTCACCGGCATCCACGTGATCTCTCCGCGTCTTCTGTCCATGATGGACGAGCGAGGCGCGTTCTCCATCATTCCCGCGTATTTGCGTATGGCAGGCCAGGGAGAAAAGGTCGTCGCGTTTCGCGCGGACGAATATTATTGGCGCGATCTGGGCAGACCAGAGAATGTGGCGCTGGCCGAACAGGAAATGAAGCAAAAACTTCTATGAACCAGGCGCGAGCGTACTCCTGGCACGCGCGCGGTATATTATCTCCACCATGGCAGAGTTCCCCATAGACCAGGTTCGCGCTGCGTTCCCCGCGCTGCAAGAAGACTTCATCTTCTTTGATAATGCGGCGGGCGCGCAGTCACCCCAGACCGTACTCAACGCCGTGGCCAATCATCTTCTGCATCGCAATGTTCAACGGGGCGGCCGCTACCGGCAGTCGCGGGAGGTGGACGAAGCCATCGCGCAGGCCCGCGCCAGCGTCGCTCTGCTGGTGAACGCCCGCCATCCCGACGAAATTTCCTTCGGTATGAACGCCACCTCGTTCATGCGGCTCATCAGCATCGCCATTGGTCAGTCTCTGACAGATCGCCGTGAAGTCATCGTGACCGACCTTGACCACGAAGCCAACATCGCCGTCTGGCTGGCACTAGAGCGCGAAGGCGCCAAGATCCTATGGTGGCATTTCAGAGATGATGGCCGCTTGCATCCTGAAGACCTGGAGCAGTTGCTCTCGCCGCGAACGCGCATCGTGGCTTGCACGCTGGCTTCGAACGCTATTGGGTCCATCCTTAATATTGCTGAGGTCTCCAACTGCGCTCATGCTGCCGGAGCCGAAGTTTTCGTGGACGCCGTGCATTATGGCCCGCACGGGACCATGGATGTTCAAGCCTTCGATTGCGATTACCTGGTGTGCTCCGGTTATAAGATC is a genomic window containing:
- a CDS encoding nucleotidyltransferase family protein produces the protein MKAMILAAGLGTRLRPLTDQRPKALVEVGGRTLLDITLSRLRDSRIREVIINVHHFADMVIEYLKAHHDFGMRIEISREDDLLDTGGGLKKAAWFFIEGPRGSDAPFIVHNVDVVSTIDLVRLAEFHAQQRALATLAVQERETSRYLLFDELGLCGRRAGRDQEPEMIRAAANPQALAFTGIHVISPRLLSMMDERGAFSIIPAYLRMAGQGEKVVAFRADEYYWRDLGRPENVALAEQEMKQKLL
- a CDS encoding cysteine desulfurase-like protein; this translates as MAEFPIDQVRAAFPALQEDFIFFDNAAGAQSPQTVLNAVANHLLHRNVQRGGRYRQSREVDEAIAQARASVALLVNARHPDEISFGMNATSFMRLISIAIGQSLTDRREVIVTDLDHEANIAVWLALEREGAKILWWHFRDDGRLHPEDLEQLLSPRTRIVACTLASNAIGSILNIAEVSNCAHAAGAEVFVDAVHYGPHGTMDVQAFDCDYLVCSGYKIFSPHMGFLWGRRETLNALPTFREDFVPDTTPAKLEIGTYIYENVAGMDAAVRYLEDLGRLINPAATSRRAALVACTEAIRDYEAQLSRAMLDALASVKATVYGVTANDRISYRTPTLCFNLPGISPDKVTEKLALQNIGVRDGHMYSPRLMKRLGLTKESGAVRASLVHYNTLEEVRRFGSALDQINRGRVGKS